The genomic region ACGTCAGCTGTTGTCCCCCCGGCCTAAACAGACTCTGCCACAAGAGGTGTGGAAACAAGAAAAAGTTTATGATCAGCTGGTCGCCGCACAGATCTTCAGGTATTTAACAGATAACCTGACGCCGTCTCTCAACCGACAACTTCCCAGTGtaacaggaaaatgaaaatttaaatcagtggctgggggggggtgcttaataaataaataactaccTGCTTTTGTATTCTGTCAGTTGTCAGAGCCACCGAGGAGTAATTCAATCTCGCGGCGAGTCAGCGAAGGTCTTCGGGGCGCTTTCATGAGGCATATTGCGAAGCAGTCCCGCTTTGAAATTAACAGCATTTTCAGAATTCCGCTTTGTTATCAATGTGCTGAACATGGAAATAGAGGGAAACATTAAACGCAACCTTCTGCCACTATGTGTGTTATCATTGTGTGTACAGTGATTTCCAGACCTGGTGGGTGAAGGATGCTATCAAGCAGGCTGACATCTATTTAAGAGGATGCTGTGGCCACACCTCCACTTCAAGTTGAAGTCTACAGTCAGATTATCCAGTGTGTACCCAACGCGGGGCCGCTTATTCAGGACCACGGACAGCGCTGGAAAGTGCTGTGCTTCAGCACATTTGAGGCTCATCTCCTCTTCTCGGGTGAGGCTGCTGAGCCTTCATCTTTACAATGAAGACATGGGCATGTGTTTGCAGTGTCTTACATTATTATGGCAGAAAGGAGATATCAGGCAGGTTCCTTATGCCTGAGATTGGCTTTCGCCACTCTGGAAAAACGCAAGGCAGAGCTCACTGTTTGCCATCACTATTTGGTGGTGCGGggcggtgtggtggtgcagcagatttggctgggtcctgctctctggttggtctggggttgaagtcctgcttggggtgccttgtgatggaccggtgtcctgttctgggtgtatcccctccccctccagccttgcgccctgtgttgccgggttaggccccaatttgccgggacaagcggtttcgaacagtgtgtatttgttagggggtgcggtggcgcagtgggttggaccgaagtcctgctctccggtgggtctggggttcgagtcctgcgtggggtgccttgtgacggactggcgtcccgtcctgggtatgtcccctccccctccggccttacgccctgtgttgccgggtaggctccggttccccatgaccccgtgagggacaagcggttctgaaaatgtgtgtatttgttagcGCATCAGGTGTATCTTTGGTGCTCAGTTTGAATTAGTATGTTAGCTCTCGTTGCGAAAATATAAATACTAAATAGCTTTCAAAAAAAGGCAGCTGTTTTTGcctctgaaggttgctggttcaatccccacctctggctttagtttaagtggtttttattgtcattcctctatatagcttgtatacgatggaacaaaatgtcgtttctccggagatcatggtgcaacacagaacaggagtacaggacGTGGACATGGGCTGCGAActgcagtttgtagtgtatcgAGTCATCCTGGGTTccctgtttgactgtgccaggcgAGCATTGGGAGGCAGTAGGGTGTTGAGTAAtgtgactgcctcagggaagaaactgttgtggagtctgctggtggtggcacggatgctcctgtacctcctgccagatggcaacagggtgaagagtccatgagaggggtgagaggggttgTCCACAATACTGCTAGCTTTGCAGATGCAGGGGTTTTTGAATGGGGAGTCGATGGTGGGTAGAGggactccgatgatcttttcaacTGTTCTTACAACTCACTGTAGGGTCTTGCGCTCAAAGACTGTGTAGTGGTGCCACTGAGCAAGGTGTTTGCCCTGCAGTTGCTCCACTACCTTCACCTGGCTATGTGCCTGGGTACATAGTTGtgtccctgtgatggactggcatcccgtccggggtgtgcccaccccccatccccccagccttgcacccaatatctccaggataggctccggctcaacatgaccctgctcgggacaagcagttcttgaaattggttggttggttttcaAAATAGCTTGCAAGGGTGAAAAGTACATTACTCAAAGGTTTGTAAGCCAGGGACCAGTTGTATACAACAATAAATGATTGTAGGCAAACCCAGAACTTAAACTAGTGACTTATTAATAGACCCAAAAAGTTAAAATCATGGAATTTTCCACCCCTTGTTACAATGGCAAAGCACTGTCACTAATGAAATTTTCAGAGGTTATAACTGAGACATCAGACAGTAGCCCTTTTATATAGTAATACCTCTTTATATTGTCTTTTtacaaaatgattattttatagaaaatagCAATAAACCACTCTCACAGTCAAAATACAGCTTCGTATGGCGATGTGACCAAATTTTTTCTTAGTACACAAGTCAGTTCATTTTTCATGTAAGTTCATTTTTCAACATTGCTGCTGGGTCTCATTCAGATGGCTTTATTTTTGAAGGCAAAGAgtcaataaattattttcatatgcCTGgctgaataatgaaataaaaacaaagtgggCTTCTGCATTTGAGGTGAGACTATGACCTACTTCCTTACTGACACCGTAACACCAaaattcattctgtttttctgtataCTTGCACAGGAGTTTTAGTAATACAGAGGTGTCACTAAAAGATCTgttattcacacacattgtctgaaactgcttgtcccatacagggtcgtggggagccggagcctaacccggcaacacaggtcataaggctggagggggagggacacatctaggacgggacaccagtccatcacaaggcacctcaaacgggacttgaaccccagacccactggaggacaggacccaggccaacccactgcacccccctccattATTCATCGGAACACATTATTGAATATTATACAGAAAATAGCTAAAACAAAATCTGTGCATGTTTATTTGTGATGACAAAAGAAAATCACGTTTTATCTTGAAATAGTAAAGCTGAGCAGAGTAGGTCAAAGACAGGTTTTTACAGTATGTCGTCTCTGGatatttctgaaatgtaaagAAGACTTCAGGAGTTAAACAATTGCTGTTGGCTTATAGACCAGCTTCAAAAGCAAACAACAGTGACATGTGAACAATACCCTTTGTGACTGCAGTGGAGCTATGATCTGATTCTCgcacacagtaaaaaataaatatttttaatttctaataaaTCAACTTGGAAGTAATGAGTTTTcgtaaatgtttcataaatttTCCTGCCCTGAAATCCGACATTATTCGTAAAGACAGAAAGAGTTTATTTTcctagtttaattttaattaagatgAATTGTTTACTACACTTCTCATTTCATTCAAACATTGActgatatattaaaatgttgtaTGGACCAGATGTTGCTTTATGGGAAGGCTTTATTGTTTGCACAGTGTTGCAGTCAAAGTGCTCGTACTTATATTAAATGtagcagctgcataaaattcCAAACAATGCGGCTTTGACGCCATTACACAGGACTCAGATGCATCTATTCCCTTCATTAGgtttttttcagatttgtttgTCACTGCAGCTGCTTTCACTCTATGTTGTTCTACAGTTTAAAAATTTCAGCGAACAGAAAATGAACTGTCTTACAGCATAAAGATCACAAATCTGAATATGAATCCTGAGATGTCAATAACAAATCACAGTTTGACTTCAGCCAAATGGGGCCTTATGAAATTGTAAACTCAGCAGGGGAAACAACAGgcttttttatgtattttaatgagtTCCAAGACATACTGAATATATTCCTAATAGGCAGACTTTAACGACTACATAAAATTTTCATACAAAGAGCTGTCTTAAGCTAAGGTTTATTCTCAATTTTCTCCAGAGTCTctttaaagcaacatttttaataagtcGTTGTTGGTTACTGTTTTGTAGACCTGTCACACATGGTGCCAGGAGATGTGAAAATTAATACGAGGCATTTCCTCCTCTACTTGCAACAAAACAGcgcataaaaattaaatcaagtcaaattattatttttccattaattattaAGTCTAAACTACATTTCCTAGTAACCTCACACTCAGGTATCCGTCATGTAAGTCTTTTTCTCCGTTGTCATTAACTGCCAACCCTACGCATGGTTACAATGGTCAAGAGCCTATcgcggaaacacagggcatgaggttGGGTATgccatggatgggacaccagcacATCACAAGGCATACATGCATTTTCAAACTGCAGGGAATTTAGAATCACacattcacctgaaatacatgtctttgaactgtgagaggaaaccagagcacttgaagggagcccatgcaaacatggggagaacaagcacactctacacagactgagaggggctCAAACCTGTGCCCAACCGCAGGCAACCCAGAGACAAatattactggagaaattttttaTAGAAGTTTCAAAGTATCTTGCTACTTAAAGTGGCTGACAAAACCTGGCTAACTCGACCAGCGTTCATAAACAGTACATAGGCCTCTGACTGTGCTGTCACTTGTGTCTTCTTTCGGTGATTAACAATGAAAGTCCCCGGAATTTAGGTAACGACTACATTTCCATCGTAATTAAACTGTCCGTCACAACTGTGGGCAAATGTGCCTGTTGGGCTGATATGGGAGAATTGAGGGAAGGGAGGCTGGATGAGACAGTGAGCTGTCAAGCTAGACCACGCATACCATAATCACcccaaacattttcaaatggcATCTTTCAAAGATAAACATCAGAAGTTGAAATTTCCCCTCATTAGACTTGACATTGAGGAAGATAAGCTACTGGGTTGAGTACAGTGAAAAATAAGCAGGAACACAACGGAGATGGAGTCAAGGACCGTTTCGGTGAATTTTTTATATTGTACCTATTTACGTACATCTATTCAGCtgacagctggtggcgtagcggttcgagctgctgtctttggacacaAAATCTGcacatttgaatcccacctccagctatggTACCCTGGTCCCGGAGAAGgttacttacccaaaattgctccggtaaaattacccagctgtgtaaacaggtgcATAATTACTGGTAGCGGCTGTGGAGAAAAATCATcagccaaatgagtaaatgtactgcTTCTCTCCAATATGAATTGCAATGTTAAACTATTTCcaaatgatttgcccatttatactgaATGATATTGATCGCCATTCATTCAAGCCTCCACTCGCACCTTTCCCACAATACACTTCTGGATGCAAATAGCTGTATGATTTCCTGTTCACTTGACTGGTGGTGCTTTTTACCAACCAAACcactgtaataaaacaatgtcTGTTTCCTTGACTTAGCATATATAACATAATCagttcaacacacacagcagagagaGTGGAACTTGTTCCGAAAGGCTCTCAggttcttgtttttctctttgttgtaTGGGGAACAACCCCGAGCCTGACCTCATTCTCCCTCTATCACCAcacaaggggtggggggggggctgtctgGGGGGGCGGTGTAGGGGACGGGATGCTTCTTCCTTTGTTGATCATGTCCGCCGCGCGTGGCAACAAATGTTTCTGCTCTGCAAAACGTGCCACGCGCTCATATAAGTGGCAGTGAACACAGGGGGGCCGAAGCCCTGCTCTGCGGTGCCGTTCGGGATTGTCGCCAACGTTCACAGTGCTGAGCGCTGTTTCGAGGCGCTGGCCCTTTAAACGCGGGACCCAGAACAAAAACAACGTCCTGCGGAAGTCGAATTGTTGACaacgaaaaaaaaataaaatcttttttttttttttttttttttttttaaattaaatgttcccTCATATGATCTTATAAAACTGTCACGGGCGTGCTTTAAAAAAACCTGGAGGTGTGATAAGCGGAGCGCGGACCGCTCCTTTTGTGTGCTCCCGGGGCGCTGCTCCCGCCGGAGCGTCGCGAGTTGTTCCCCTCGCGGAGGAATGAGGCGCGCGCCTCGCGGAACGGTGTCCCGCGCGTGCAGCGAGTTCGAGAGCGAGAGTCATGCCGTCGTACTCCGAGCTGAGGAACAccaattattactattactgcaTTAAATTCACGCTCAATGTGTACTCCATGCTCTTCTCGGTAAGTGTTTCCACGACCAGGTGTCCTGATAAACACGCCGGGGTGTCCAGACTCACtggtgtcagtcagtgtgtccacaCACTGACTGATACCAGTGAGTCTGGTGACAcgtaacttatttttttcttatagaCACTTAAGTTAACAGCAGTCTCTTGGGTTACCGTTAAAGCTcaagatacatttatttaacaacaCTTGACTTTTGTCTGGGGAAACACTGAACAATATAAtgacacattttcttgtttattgACACTCTGTGTTACACTTCAAAGATGCTGTAATGTAAAAACCCATTAGTAACACTTGTTTTCTGCACTATGCAAGATGGGGGGTGAGGGTGGTTTGGCAGTATCTCCTCCTATGGCGCTCAGGTGGTCTGCTTTGCTAACAAAGGCAGTAGATGGTAGAGGATGTGGAGGTGGCCACGGAGGAGTGTgttcctgtagtgtgtgaatctGTAACCCTTCTCATCTTGACACGATGAAACACCGACACAGGAACTGCTGCTGTGCATCATCCCTGAATAGGTTACCTGACTTAAATTAGTgcttaaacaaacatttttaaaatccacTCAGCGTTTAAATTAGTGATAATGTAACACCGGCAGTATTGTGACTAAACGATTGATCGTGACGCCCTTGTGAGCATCATTCAGGGATGTCAGTAAGCGATCTGAAGCTCTTAGGTGGATGAAAAGAGAGGTTTTTCCATCCGGAAGGGAGTGCCGCCTTTTGTCAGCAGTGAAACCTCAGCAGGTGCACTTTTGTGTAGTTCTTAAGCGAGAAGCGGAAGCGCCCCATGGCTTTCCTCTGCACGCTGTCCACAAGCGCACTTTTGGGAGAGATGGCTGAAGAAACGCTCGGGGCGTAAGAGGTCGGCCTGTTGAGCGTGAGCGGCCCAGTCGCTCCGAACAGGCTGGTTTTTgctcttccctcctcctcctgtcagCGGTGTAACAGGAGGTTCGGGCACCGCACGAGGAAGCCATGGACCTtggagaggaaagagagggCCGCTGTGGGGAGACTTGAATGGATGTGTGTTTCTCAACACTATTTCGGCTATTAGAGGAGTAGTTTCGCTGCAGGGTTGAGTCTCGCGCTAAGCTTGTTAGAACTCATTGACgggggtgggtggatggatctGTTTTTCGGGTCTGTGTCGGGAGAGAGATATTGGAAAGTAAAGGAGAGCAGGGAGGCAATTTGCTTCTGCTGTTTATTCCCAGCCCTGAAATGCAGAAGGGTGTCACTCTGGCCTGTTTCCTGTGTCtcttttactcattttgttGCTGTGTTGGTCTAATTTAATCCTGCCCTCTATCTCTACCTTCCAATATATactgagagatttttttttataaatgtgaatatttcatCCCCGAATCAATCAGCAGAAATAATGATTCTCCCCCTTCTCTTTGTAGCCCCTCTCTGTCTGTGCTTTTCACCTCGCAGGAAATTGCAGTCATTTTAATGTTCAATTTacaccctctctctgtgtgcCGCTCCCGCTCCCTGCATTCTACATCATTTTGTTGTGTGACCTTTGAGAATCGCTGGgtaatttcagtctttttcttttcttctttcattctttcctGCCTTTATTTTCACATCCTTTCTGTATGATAGAAGAACAGAAATGATCCACTGAAATGAAGAATTGCATGTGCAAAATCAGTTTTGATACAAGCAGATCAAGACTCACTTATTTGGAGTGAcggacacatgcacacacacacacgtgcccaGAATGAATGTACTGAGGTAGATTGAAATTTGTTAGAAAACACGTAGACCCTGACAGGAGTTTTTAAATCAGCGTTTCAGTAAACTCAAATGGAGTGATTATATGTGAAAGTGCAGATTATCACCGAGcagttttttgtcatttcagtaaCTGTTTTGCCTGTTCGTGCATCTGTTCATCTTGTCTTTGTGTTCTCGCTTATAGACTGAACAGAGCGCCCAGGGATTTCGTTCCGTCAACTCATTGCAGTCCCGTCTCCTTCCCTCTCATGCTCACTCACTGTCTTTTGTTCCCATTAGTCAATTTTTCCTGCAGTGCCTGGAGTTCAAAGGCACACGGCCTTCTGGTCTTGCGGTGAAAATTGTGGCTCTTGATTGGGACTCTACAACCAGGTGTCAATCAATGGATGAGTGTGTTGGGAGTTCAGGCTTTTTTGTGATTTTCAACAGGGGTTTAAACATCATCCACTAGAATACCCCTTAATGAATTGTTCTGATGTTTTCTTCAATACCTTTTCTGACTTGGAGTGTAAAAacgcagtttttattttttattttttattaaaaactccCTAAAGATAAGTTGGAGGGGAGTCTGTTTTATTCCTAACTCTGCAATGGTGAAAAAAGAtcaattttattaattactaaCAAATTCTTTCAGTGAGGCATGCAAATATGTATAAAGCACCAGGTCGGAAGAGGTGGAGCATAAGAGGTGACATGGGATGTAGCTCTGAAGAAGGTGCAGTTAGGTCAGtgctgaagaaaagaaaaactcagattttgcacttttgtccacagcagcaaaatgtttctttactgCTCTGAGCCACACAGAAGTCTTTGTTGAAGGTGCGCTAATTGAATtagctgtgaaatatttctcGCCGATGGATGAGTACGAATGTTTTCGGTGCCAGAGGCAGCCAAAGGCCACTCCTTTAGCAGTTCGAAGGGTTGTTTTAGCAGACAGGGAAAAGGAGCCCTGTGCAGTctggttgtgtgtttgttctggAACAGGCAATGGAGGGTtttcgggggaaaaaaactgttaccACTAAGCTGGCACTGAGCATAAGTGCTCAACGGGAGAGAAAGAGACTTCTGTCTGAGTCACAGCAGGGCCCAGAAAGAACAGGCTACAAAGTTTATCCTTATTTAGTCTGCCTTTTATTTCTTCCTCTGTGGtttggcgtgtgtgtgtgtgtgtgtgtgtgtgtgtgtgtgtgtgtgtgtgagagacagttggtgttttttttttttttttttttttcctgacacaTAGTCCAGGTGTTTCTCCATCGTAGTGACCAGCCCCCTATGCTGCAGTACTGCTGTGTGTGGGctctgtgtgtacacacaggGTTTGAACTTCCATCTTCACTGTACCCCTCCCCCAGTTCCTGGGCCTGTGTGTGCTCTGCGTGGGAGTGTACGCTGAGACGGAGCGGCAGAAGAACCGCACTCTGGAGGGGATGTTTCTAGCCCCCGCCGTGGTCCTCATGTTGTTTGGCCTGGTCATGTTCACCGTGTCGGTGGTGGGCATGGTGGGTTCCCTGCGGGACAACAAGATGCTGCTCCACATGGTGAGGACCAGCTCCCCTTTGACCGTTCCACTTGTATGTCTCTGCTTACATGtgcttttattgcattttatttgtgtgtgcttCAATGTGTTTTTAGACTgttacttgtgtgttttttcaagaATTTCCATCTTTGCCAGTCTATCCATATGACAGTCAGCACTAACATGCATTCCCTTTCCCCAGTTCCTGTGCGTGCTCTGTGTCCTGCTGGCTCTCCAGGCCCTTGCCCTGATCATCGCACTTATCTTCGAGAAGAAGGTCAGGTGTCCATTTCGCCGGTAGTGTCAGAGGCAGTGACTCTGCTTACTCAGTGAAAACATGTCTCTGTAACAGCCAAGAATTCTTCAATCGATATATAGCTGACTGCAGTGGGTCATGGACTTTTCTTCCCTTTCTCACCCCACTCCTTTCACACAGACCTCAGCACTGTTCCAGAGCAGCATCCGAGAGGGCATAAAGCACTACTATGATGACCTGGACTTCAAAAACATCCTGGACTACGTGCAGGAGAAGGTGGGAGAAAGTGGCTTTTATCACCGAGAGCAGATTCCAATCATGACTCTTTGGTTTCTCCTTCATAACCCGTCGGATGGAGTAAGAGAGTCCATCTGCCCATTGCCATGGAGACCTGCTATGTCGGGACCACTTTGTCAGGGAAAGGCTCCAGAGATGGAGAAATAGCCTTGGAATTAAAATGAGAGAACAAGCCGCTGATGTGTATAGCAGGGACTGGTTTAGCATTTCTAATGGGCAGTTTGACGAGCtgtttccattcagttttgcttGACTGCttcacaggtttttaggcagtgAACAATCTCGGGCCTGTGATACTTAATGTCGTGCAAATATGTGAGATTAAACCCAGGTTTCTGAGGAGCAGATGCTGTGCTTAAACCTTCCTTATAATGCGTTCCTTCCCGGAAACACACTGAATGCCTTTGTCCAGATATTTTGCTTAGTGTGAAATTAATCTATACCACAATTACTCCGTTACGTCCAAAACCAGTAATCAGTTTGTGGTTTGACTTTCATCGTATCCATCTTGGTATTTACTGGCACAGGATTTTTAGAATACAGGTGGTCGCCAACTTACGATgcggttacgttccgcgaaatcaatcgtaagtcaaaaatgcatttaatacacctaaccaaatgaacatcatagcctaatGTACGTGCGATGgtcattacgggcttgccgccgctgcccagcatcacgagagagtatcgcaccgcatgtCACTTGCTcgggaaaacaatgaaaattcgaagtacggtttatAGTGAacgtctatcaccagctcaccgtcgtaaagctgaaaaatcgtaagtcgaggagcatctgtacactGTTGAGAGAAGGACAAGAACGGAGGAGGGAAAAGACACTTGTTGGTAAAGAAAATGTGACAGCAGGTACTATTTAACTACAGTTCTCGATCAGAAACGGAAtgcattgatttttgttttcgTTGAGAAGTTTGAAGTGGAGCCTTTAATCAAGTCACTAGGCTTTGCCTCTCTGTTTAGCAGTCTGGCCATTGCTAGCTCTTAGCTGTAGGATTGTGACGGCGACGGACGTGACATAGAAATCGATGGCTGACTGCAGGAGAGGAGAGTAAGCGAGTCTTTGGTTGAAAACATCAGAAGGACTGCGCACCGACACGACGCCCAGAGGCACAATAGCCGCTACACTCCTTTAATGCCCAGACACAATGGTTCAGGCATTCTTTGTCCTTTCGTTAAATACATTACCTGGGCTTTTTGATCGATACATTATACAAGGTTGTTCAGCCTTGTATTCTTTGCTAGGCTTTTAGCATTGCTTAGCATGTTAACGTCCCTGTTACCCAGACATAGGCAGTCTGGCAGGACTGGACTAGACACACATTGTTGGCATTTTCAAGTTTGTCAGCAGTTATTTGTAGGCTTTAGAATACTTTTTCATAATGATATGTTTTCCTGCAACCGTAGTCTTTCTGCTTTTGACAATTATTCAACGTTATATGTGCCAGGGTGTCGGTTGTCTTTAGCAAAGGCTGTCAGTGAGTTTTAACTTTTCCCTTTAAGTCTCAACAATTATTGCTGTGCACTTGCAGAGTGGCAGTGACTGAGAGTACCAGAGTATGTGGAAACTGAACtttctcttctccccccccccccgcccccacagtTCTCCTGCTGCGGTGGGGATGAATACATGGACTGGGGTGTAAATCAGTACCACTTCTGCAACGGCACCGGGCCTCTCGCTTGTGGCGTCCCATACACCTGCTGCGTGCGACAAAAAGTGAGTCCTGACGTCAACGCTGCTTCCCCACAAATGCTCTTGATAAATTACCCACCAGCTCTCAAAATAGGCCAGTAATGTAGGCTGTGGCTGTACCATCTACACTGTCTGGCATAATGCATGTGGGCATTGGAGAAAGGGAGGGATAATGAGTCATTAGCTTAGTAAATGGATTAATTGGGGTCAGTATTTAATTAGCTCTCTGCTTTAATTGAAGGTAAGGTCTTTTGTATTACTCACTGTAGTCTGAGGCAAGTTCTGTACTAGAGAGGATAATTTGGTTTATAATGTACTGTGAGCGTAGAGAGCAGGATGGGCTGGATGGAGATAGATGATTATGTTCACAATGAGATGCTTAAACACAGTTAAACCACGGTGTTCAAAAGGTACAAAAAGACATTCGTTCAGTGTTGCTTTTTTAAGCTGTAATGtttcaaaaatatgaatttctcTCTTCCGCCTTCCAATAAGGTGTGATATTGTAACCATAAGCAGCAATACTTGTAACACTTAACACACTgtgtcaaattttaaaataaaaggtaaCCTTAGTCACTTTAAAATCACATCTGCTGTTTCACCACACAAAAGTACGGTACTACAAGTTTGTtcaatgattttcttttttttgttacctGAAGAACATTTGAATACCTAGTACTGTAAACCTTTTCTTACAGATGATCCTCTATTTGCAAACTTAACTGGGACCGAGTTGCTTTGTTGCTCAGAAAATCCTATAGTTGAAGGTGACAGGAAGTTGGCCAGGGGCTTGTCATCAGTTTTATATTTCTACTGTAATTCTTTATGCAGCTGTTCATATAATCTGTTCAGGAAGAAACAGTGATATTAGACTTTGACTGTACTTCAAGAGTTGCTTATCTGTCTTTGAAAGTTTGAGTTGTATGTCCCTTTGtaaaaaagcatctactaaactaaagaatgtaaatgtcagcatcCCAGGCAGCTCTGTGggctcaaaggcagcagtgaggTTTATTTGGATGGGAAACTCTTGATTTGTCGGGgacccatttgtacagagaCGTTCTTGTCATGAACGCATGCCACAAGTCCATCACTTCACAGTTTTGTGCTTTTAACTTAATTGAATTTCCCCTTATAAATAGGTTGTGTGttgtaaaccaaaaaaaattaattgttgtATACAGATTGTTATATTCAGTTGGGGTGTCTGGTTTTTACAAACAGATGGTCCTATACTTACGatatggggttacgttccgataagctcatcataagtcgaaaatgcatttaatacacctaacctactgaacatcgcATCATATCTTATTATCGTTTAAGATGGTAGAGATCGTCGattgcaaaagtccaagttcaaGTGCAATGACAATTatgggcttgctgccttcatcttatttctcctcaagagtaactgccctcctcctcctcttcctatcagtagcaggagacacagattgGTGTTTCGtacacatgatggatgcacaaaacacaacatagatacaggggggtatccaaaaaacactggcaacacagaacgctGTAGAATgtcggttgtatacactagtgaCCGCTTGGCACACTGGAAGATGCAGCTCACTGCCGCTGCTGTTACGACCAcgcctgcacctcaaccagcagcacctggctccgattatGCACCTGGCGTTAATCGGAGCACTCTGTTATATAAAACACCTCTCGGCCTCTTCtcggttgtggaatctcattgagacaaccatcccctctgCTCTAACAATACTCACCGCAttccatgtcctgttccccATTGTCTTCGG from Scleropages formosus chromosome 12, fSclFor1.1, whole genome shotgun sequence harbors:
- the LOC108940346 gene encoding tetraspanin-15, which codes for MPSYSELRNTNYYYYCIKFTLNVYSMLFSFLGLCVLCVGVYAETERQKNRTLEGMFLAPAVVLMLFGLVMFTVSVVGMVGSLRDNKMLLHMFLCVLCVLLALQALALIIALIFEKKTSALFQSSIREGIKHYYDDLDFKNILDYVQEKFSCCGGDEYMDWGVNQYHFCNGTGPLACGVPYTCCVRQKVVGEVVNTLCGYNTLKKERVNLDGVIHVRGCIHAVNLWMGDNVGATVGLCFAVGLPQLLGIILSCLFWNLLVEMSKSGDVMDFRMLKKTEFEYSELDLSGAGCCLCLPREGGYLPIPSFASETWAPEPVAATPQSIAHKQPLCRAEMQLGMQGGDEVDNQI